The genome window GATGTGTTTGATCATTTTCATTGAATGGTGAGGGCTCTGGGTATTAATTTTACATTAAACTTATCAGGCAACTTGCTTTATATCCATGGGTATTCCTGCTGCCAACTTAAGAATACTGTCATACCATTTCGTTTCCTGGTTTTTGTCGCTAGATTTTATTCTGATGGTCAAAGGTTCCTAAGTCTTATTTATTTGGATGTTTATGTTGAAATGGCATTGAGGTTCATTGAAGTATATTTGAGTTTCAGGTGGAATTTATTAAGAAATTGCTGACATTTTCCACTGTTTATTCTCTTCCTTCAGGCATTCAGGGTAAAATGAGGGACTACCAACTCGCTGGATTAAACTGGCTCATACGATTGTATGAGAATGGCATAAATGGAATCCTTGCGGATGAAATGGTATGTGTAGAAATTTTGGCATTTAAATTCACTTATGAATGCTTGAGAGGGTTTTGAGTTATTGCATTATTTCAAGAGAATTATTTTCTTGATTATTGATTAACGTTAGGTTATGGGATTTTGTAAAATAGGGTCTTGGAAAAACATTGCAGACTATCTCGTTGTTGGGCTACTTGCATGAATTCAGAGGAATTACTGGCCCTCATATGGTGGTTGCGCCAAAATCTACTCTTGGCAACTGGATGAATGAAATTCGCCGTTTTTGCCCACTCTTGCGCGCTGTAAAGTTTTTAGGAAACCCTGATGAGAGGGTAAGTGTGTCCTTAAATTTTTCTCTAGCAAGTAATTATCTATCAATGTAGATGTTAGGTTCAGTTTTCTTGCCTATTCTTGGCTTCTGCAGAAGCATATACGTGAGGATTTACTTGCTGCGGGCAAGTTTGATGTCTGTGTCACAAGTTTTGAAATGGCCATCAAAGAGAAGACTGCTTTGCGTCGCTTTAGTTGGCGCTATATAATCATTGATGAAGCCCATCGCATCAAGAATGAAAATTCACTCCTTTCGAAAACAATGAGGCTTTATAACACCAATTATCGCCTTCTTATCACGGGTACTCCACTCCAGGTACATAATTTAACCTTAATTGGTAGGGAACTTTCTGATTGGATTTGGGAGCATTCTGGAGAAATCTTTTGTCTTAACCTGTGTTTAATTATTTAGTTTCTGATTGATATTTCGAACTTGATGGCTAGGAATTAGTATAATAGTGATGTGCAGATGTATAATGCTTGCTGTCATTCGATATTGCTTTTTTCAAATACTTATTTGGGACAATAACTAAGGCAGTGTTAGTGTGGATATGAAATCTAGAAGTATAAAATTTCCTAGAACTGTGAGGTTTTCTTTATTGTAAAAGTAAGACAGAATAGTGCCACTTCTTTGTACAACTTTTATTATAGAATCAGCTTGCCTATCTAATGCTTGTTATATTTAGGTAAGATTTAATTCTATATGTTGGCTTGTTATATGTATTGATAGTGCCCTGTTTCATTTATTCGTTCACTCATTCTTCTTTTTAATGACACTGTTACTGAACTTGTTTGTTGCAATTGTTATCATCATTCTTATCTCTATGCTTGAGTGCCTAACTGGATTTGGAAAAGGATGCTTTAAACCATTCAACTCTAATTTTAGTCATTTCCATTATGTTACCCAAGTTGTGCCGATTTTCTCAACAAATAGCAAATGTTTTGTCAATAATTGTTGCTTATATCTTCTTTTGCACAGAACAATCTTCATGAACTCTGGTCGCTTCTGAACTTCTTACTACCGGAGATTTTCAGTTCAGCTGAAACTTTTGATGAATGGTTTCAAATTTCTGGTGAAAATGACCAGCAGGAAGTTGTTCAACAACTTCACAAGGTAGGCTTATTTTTCTATTCTGTCATAGAATTGACCACTGCCACGTAAAATACATCTCATAATTTGATCTTCTGCATTGTATCTGAAAGGTTCTTCGACCATTTCTCCTCCGAAGGTTGAAATCTGATGTTGAAAAGGGTTTACCTCCAAAGAAGGAAACTATTCTCAAAGTGGGGATGTCCCAGATGCAGAAACAGTATTACAAGGCCTTGCTGCAGAAGGATCTGGAAGTTGTTAATGCTGGTGGAGAGCGGAAACGTCTGTTGAACATAGCAATGCAGTTGCGCAAATGCTGTAATCACCCATATCTGTTTCAAGGTGCTGAGCCTGGACCTCCTTATACCACAGGAGACCATATTATTACACATGCTGGTAAGATTTTTCCCATGGAAGAGTGGTTTTTCTTTATGTTTATGGGTTTATTAACAACTGCAAGATCTGTCTTTAcgtcttaaatatttttttaggtaAAATGGTTTTGTTGGACAAGTTGCTTCCAAAGCTGAAAGAGCGTGATTCAAGGGTTTTAATATTTTCACAGGTCTGTATTTATTCCTTTTTCCTTATCATGAAACACTGCACAAATGACCATGAATCTTTGcaatttgatatttgttttcACAAGCCCATCAAAGGCAATTTAATAATCTCACTCATACTTGCCAGAGCAGTGAGTATGATTTATCAAAACTAATTTGTGATTTGGGTTCACTTATTAAATGCAGATGACGAGGTTGCTTGACATTCTTGAGGACTATTTAATGTTTCGTGGATATCTGTATTGCCGGATTGATGGTAATACTGGTGGAGACGATCGTGATGCTTCGATTGAAGCCTTTAACAGGCCAGGAAGTGACAAATTTGTGTTCTTATTATCCACCAGAGCTGGGGGCCTTGGTATTAATCTTGCTACTGCAGATGTTGTTATCCTTTATGATAGTGATTGGTGAGCTTTCCCCCCAAACCCTCTTGCTCCCTGTTTCTTTGGTATTTCCTCTGCAATGTTATTTTCTGCTTTGGGTAAATAGCATTTGGTTCCATTTTCAGGAACCCACAGGTTGATTTGCAAGCGCAGGACCGTGCTCACAGGATTGGTCAAAAGAAAGAAGTTCAAGTGTTCCGGTTTTGCACAGAGGTAATGTGCTGTTTATTATTTGCTATATTGCTGTCTAAGCCCTAATGTATTCATGTCttgtaataattattttttgggaCAGTACACTATTGAGGAAAAAGTTATTGAAAGGGCTTACAAAAAGCTTGCACTTGATGCTTTGGTCATTCAACAAGGACGGCTAGCAGAACAGAAAAGTAAGAAACAATCTCTAATTATGAGCTTTTGTAGAGTATAAATTATGCATTGTTGCATGGTCAGATACAACTGAATACGTGGcctaacctagaggtcacaagttaaattctggaaacaacctctctatgtattatgtgggggtaaggtctatgtacatcttgcatgtccctaACCCCGCCCTTTGTTGCATAGTCTGATGCCTTGGTTGATGCAGCTGTTAATAAAGATGAGCTGCTTCAAATGGTGAGGTTTGGTGCTGAAATGGTTTTCAGTTCGAAGGATAGTACAATCACAGATGAGGACATTGATAGAATCATCGCCAAAGGAGAGGAGGCGACCGCTGAGCTTGACGCAAAGATGAAGAAATTCACAGAAGATgcaattaaatttaaaatggaCGACAGTATGTTAATCAATTATGAATTGAGTTTTGCTTGTCTATTTGTGCTTCTATGTTATTTTGTGATTAGATCTAACccgttttactttttttttcccagctgCTGAATTGTATGATTTTGACGATGAAAAGGTAACTGATTATTAACTCTCAGCTGTTTGGCCTAGTCGTCTTATTCTTGTTTGAGCTTCTGTTATGTACTTTGGCTACTATGCTCatgttttcatttttggttGACGAAGGATGAAaacaaatttgatttcaagaaaATAGTCAGTGAAAACTGGATTGAACCACCAAAGAGAGAGCGGAAGCGCAAGTAATGAATTTTTCTTCCCCTTAATTCTCCTTGTTTCTTGTCAAGTTTAcagagattttttttggtatcACCGAGGCAAGTATGTTTGTGATTTCTGTAATTCAGCTACTCAGAATCTGAATATTTTAAGCAAACAATGCGCCAAGGCGGGCCATCAAAGCCAAAGGAGCCTCGAATTCCCCGCATGCCCCAGCTGTATGCACTTTCTGTAATTAATTGCTTGTGGACTGGGTttgctctcttttcttttctaatacTTTCTTTTAATGTTCCCAGGCATGATTTCCAGTTTTTTAATACGCAGAGGCTGAGTGAGTTGTATGAGAAAGAAGTGCGCTACCTCATGGTCAGTATCATTTAATTTCTCCTTATTTACCTTTGCCATTTTTATTCTTTGGCTTGTATGAATTCATTTGATTTATTTGCCTCTTTCCTGAAATTTCAGCAAACACATCAAAAGAATCAGTTAAAAGACACAATTGATGTGGACGAGCCTGAAGGTATTGTGACTTaccttttgttttgaattttgctcGGTAACTTATTTGTCATGTTTCATCCTATCATTTACTGACTAAGTGCAATATTTAGAGGCTGGAGATCCGTTGACTGCTGAGGAGTTGGAAGAGAAGGAGCGGCTACTGGAAGAAGTGAGTGTAATGTTTGATGTATATTGAATCATACTAGGATCCTCTTGCTTGAACTCTTTTGCTTGT of Tripterygium wilfordii isolate XIE 37 chromosome 13, ASM1340144v1, whole genome shotgun sequence contains these proteins:
- the LOC120011946 gene encoding ISWI chromatin-remodeling complex ATPase CHR11-like isoform X1; the protein is MAKPSKPHSSSDEAMSDATNSSSEEEQVQDQMKEEEDDEEELQAVAQSAEDDDDDAPPDSDEEDADEEDEEDGNQAEISKREKARLTEMKKMKKHKIQEILDAQNAAIDADMNNKGKGRLKFLLQQTELFAHFAKGNQSTSQKKMRGRGRHASKLTEEEEDEEYLKEEEDGLSGNTRLVTQPSCIQGKMRDYQLAGLNWLIRLYENGINGILADEMGLGKTLQTISLLGYLHEFRGITGPHMVVAPKSTLGNWMNEIRRFCPLLRAVKFLGNPDERKHIREDLLAAGKFDVCVTSFEMAIKEKTALRRFSWRYIIIDEAHRIKNENSLLSKTMRLYNTNYRLLITGTPLQNNLHELWSLLNFLLPEIFSSAETFDEWFQISGENDQQEVVQQLHKVLRPFLLRRLKSDVEKGLPPKKETILKVGMSQMQKQYYKALLQKDLEVVNAGGERKRLLNIAMQLRKCCNHPYLFQGAEPGPPYTTGDHIITHAGKMVLLDKLLPKLKERDSRVLIFSQMTRLLDILEDYLMFRGYLYCRIDGNTGGDDRDASIEAFNRPGSDKFVFLLSTRAGGLGINLATADVVILYDSDWNPQVDLQAQDRAHRIGQKKEVQVFRFCTEYTIEEKVIERAYKKLALDALVIQQGRLAEQKTVNKDELLQMVRFGAEMVFSSKDSTITDEDIDRIIAKGEEATAELDAKMKKFTEDAIKFKMDDTAELYDFDDEKDENKFDFKKIVSENWIEPPKRERKRNYSESEYFKQTMRQGGPSKPKEPRIPRMPQLHDFQFFNTQRLSELYEKEVRYLMQTHQKNQLKDTIDVDEPEEAGDPLTAEELEEKERLLEEGFSSWSRRDFNTFIRACEKYGRNDIKSIATEMEGKAEEEVERYAKVFKERYKELNDYDRIIKNIERGEARISRKDEIMKAIGKKLDRYKNPWLELKIQYGQNKGKLYNEECDRFMICMVHKLGYGNWDELKAAFRTSSIFRFDWFVKSRTTQELARRCDTLIRLVEKENQEYDERERQARKEKKLAKNPPSKRALARQTESPSSLKKRKQSSMDDYVSAGRRK
- the LOC120011946 gene encoding ISWI chromatin-remodeling complex ATPase CHR11-like isoform X2, with the protein product MAKPSKPHSSSDEAMSDATNSSSEEEQVQDQMKEEEDDEEELQAVAQSAEDDDDDAPPDSDEEDADEEDEEDGNQAEISKREKARLTEMKKMKKHKIQEILDAQNAAIDADMNNKGKGRLKFLLQQTELFAHFAKGNQSTSQKKMRGRGRHASKLTEEEEDEEYLKEEEDGLSGNTRLVTQPSCIQGKMRDYQLAGLNWLIRLYENGINGILADEMGLGKTLQTISLLGYLHEFRGITGPHMVVAPKSTLGNWMNEIRRFCPLLRAVKFLGNPDERKHIREDLLAAGKFDVCVTSFEMAIKEKTALRRFSWRYIIIDEAHRIKNENSLLSKTMRLYNTNYRLLITGTPLQNNLHELWSLLNFLLPEIFSSAETFDEWFQISGENDQQEVVQQLHKVLRPFLLRRLKSDVEKGLPPKKETILKVGMSQMQKQYYKALLQKDLEVVNAGGERKRLLNIAMQLRKCCNHPYLFQGAEPGPPYTTGDHIITHAGKMVLLDKLLPKLKERDSRVLIFSQMTRLLDILEDYLMFRGYLYCRIDGNTGGDDRDASIEAFNRPGSDKFVFLLSTRAGGLGINLATADVVILYDSDWNPQVDLQAQDRAHRIGQKKEVQVFRFCTEYTIEEKVIERAYKKLALDALVIQQGRLAEQKTVNKDELLQMVRFGAEMVFSSKDSTITDEDIDRIIAKGEEATAELDAKMKKFTEDAIKFKMDDTAELYDFDDEKDENKFDFKKIVSENWIEPPKRERKRNYSESEYFKQTMRQGGPSKPKEPRIPRMPQLHDFQFFNTQRLSELYEKEVRYLMQTHQKNQLKDTIDVDEPEEAGDPLTAEELEEKERLLEEGFSSWSRRDFNTFIRACEKYGRNDIKSIATEMEGKAEEEVERYAKVFKERYKELNDYDRIIKNIERGEARISRKDEIMKAIGKKLDRYKNPWLELKIQYGQNKGKLYNEECDRFMICMVHKLGYGNWDELKAAFRTSSIFRFDWFVKSRTTQELARRCDTLIRLVEKENQEYDERERQARKEKKLAKNPPSKRALARQTESPSSLKKRKQSSMDDYGRRK